The sequence TACGTGGTATCTCTAACATAAGTATTGGCAGTTCGTATACATGTTTCTACATCCTGCCTAAACGAAGCAAAAAGCCGTTCATGTCATAAAATGAAAGGTAGCACAACAGATTTTCTGAAAAGAGTTGATCAAACGTTACCACAGAAATATAAACATGTGAATCATGGGGATAGTTCTATTGGATTGTGTGCCTCGATATCAACATGCCGTATACCAGGAACAAGTGCTTGGATCTCCTTTTCCAATCTATCAACTTCACTTCCTAACGCTGTCACTACCTCTTCACCTGCAATGGGAGATGAAGTTCATAATGTATTGCACGTTGAACTCGGTCATCAAAACGATTTTAAAAAGTACATAAAAATATACACTTGAACACATACCATAGTTTGACATCATTTTAAGCAATGCAGTATCATCCTTCTCCTTTGCAGCTTCACAAAACTGCATCGCATCCACATAACACGCAGAAATCAGCTCATACACCAATAATATGAGTAAAACATTTAGAATGAAACTCCAGGTCGAAGAAAGTTTCAAAAAATATAGAAATGGTTAACCTGTCTCGCCCATTCTTCACGCCCAGTCCTAGAGAGATAATTTTGAACTACCACCACTCCATTGAAATCTGTACCATGCAGATAGCGACCATTATATCACACTGATATCCCAATAATGCCAAATGTAAAATAATGTGAAGTATGGAGGAAGAACATATAGTTGAAGTAATAAATTTCAGTTTTAGTGGTAATCAAATTGCAAATGAAATATGTCATCGTTAAGTTAAAACGCTGCAAACGTCTGCATGTTGATAGTTTCAATACGTTGCTAACAATAAAGATCATGATACACTTTATTTACAAATTCAGCCAAAACTATGAATACCAGAACAACAGTGGTTTGTTAGAAAACGTGTTAACCTAACCCAAAATgaatcaaacaaataaagaagacaAGATGAAAGAAAGTCACCTATTTCAGCCTTAAATCTGAAGAATCCAGGACCAATCACCTCACTTTTGCAATCATATAGAGAATCCACAACCTATAACAAAATCAGTTATATTAAATAACCTTAAAAGCATGAAGGTATATCAATTACCAAAATCATTTAGCATAATTATACCGGGTCATTTTTCAAAAACTGGAGAACCTTCTCCATATCATGGTCGTCCATTGCCCTGCCAATCAAAGCATGTCGATTCCTTTGGATCAGAAAAATAGCCACCTGCATGGTAGATTCAAATCAGTTGTATAATCACAGTTTCACTGCGGGTCTGAGTCAGAATGTGTTGTGTTACttaggtttcttttttttttctttttttctttctgaataCCCAGCATTTGGTACTCAGACAACTTCAAAATCAGCATTGTATTGCAGATATTCACTTCATTTTTTAGACAGCAATGTGGTATTCTATTACAGTTTCTGCATAATTTTTTATGGAAAGAAGCATCACGTACCATTCCAAGTAGGTTGCCAACTACAATCGATCCTATGGGGTCATAAATTGCATTTCCTGTTCTATTCACTGCAACCAGTGATGCCGCAGCAATAGCAAGACCAGTTACAGCTGCGCCATCCTGCATACATGAGATATTTTACAAAGGGATAATAGCTTGTTTCATACCAGCATAATTGTATTCAATCACCTACTGAAAAGTAACTTGACAACTGCTAACATGTAGAGAATGAAACTACGAAATATATGTGTGGCTTCATCATTTCTCAATCAAACTCTAGGCTTATGCTACGTTAATGAAGGGTTTCAACAACATTACACGTTGGGTTTGACTGCTTGAGATAGTTTCTTGCAATTAAGTAGACTCGAATTTACTAATTGGTGTTACTGAAACTTTCATTCGTCTCCATTTCTATACCTAATCATTTCTTTCTTTGcaataacataaacaaaaaatttccaACAACCAAATGAGAATAAAGAAACAACAACCCAGTGTATTACCTCTGTCATGACTGCAACAGATGTGGGATCGTGTCCGCGCCATATAAAGTCTCTCAATTTCATGCCCTCAGCAGCTGCACCTTTCTTGACAGCTTGTATGGCAACAAGAAGAGAAGCACCTAAGGAATGGATGCAAAGGTTAAAAGCGGGGGAACGTgaaaaggaaataatataaGCATATGCATTGAGTTGTACCTTCAATAATAAATGAGCCACCAATCACAAGAGCTGCATACTGACTATTTGGAGGAGGCTGAGCAAACCGCAATAGAATTTACAAACACATCAGATAAGCTAAGAAATTAAACGTAAgacattagaagaaaaaaaaagtacaaataggTTTCAGTAACAAAAGTTTGCCAAGTAAAAACTCAATTAGTAATAACCTGTGAAGTCCACAAGTTTTGAACTCCATGAACGATAGTCGCACCCGAACCAAGACAAAAGATACCAACAGCAGATATCAAAGACCAGACAAATCTTTCCTTGGAGTATCCATAACTGCCAGAATCAAAGACATAGCGTgacaattaaaactaatttttagTGCGAGCAGAAAATAATATATAGGCATGTAGTTAATTTCTAATCACAGCTCTTGACCTCTATATTATGCACTTGCAACATCCAATTCCACTAGAGTGAGTATTCTAGATCATAAAAGTGCTTAAACCAGTCTAACTAATGGCTAAGTCTTATTCTAGGTAATAGATTTCTTCCTTCGGAAACCTTTCTTAAAACTGTTACCTAATGCAAAACTTGTGTTGATAAAAACACAAATGAAACAATAAAATCTAATGAAGATCAACGATGATCACGGTATAGAAAGGCTCACGGGTGGAGAGCATCCGGTGCGCGCCTTGAGCTACTCAAACCATAAGCAAGAAGCGCCTACAATGTCAACATGGATTAGTTTCTCTGCATCAATGAATCGATTCAATCGTGAAATGCAAAATCACAACAACATTGACTTAGAATACCTGATTTGCAAAATCCGCAACCGAGTGCACAACTTCAGCAAACATAACATGGCTAGAGGTCGATAACCAGACACCAAACTTGAGAGAAAATACAAGGAAGTTGCACCACAATGCAGTTGTGACTGCCCTTTGACTAGCATATAGATTTAATGGAAAACATAAGAGTTCAATACAATTCCAAGAAATTaaagaaacaaacaataaaaatttacaaaatgaaaatttgCAGACATTTCCGGGCTCAGTACCTATGCTGGTcattgaattcaatcttcacctGCTTAGCTCTAGTAAAGAAGTCTGAAAATCAAAACATACCCAATTACCCAAATGCACAAAATCTTCAGCTAAAATTGACAAATTCATCACTTTCCAAACAAAATTTCATGAACTCCAAAATCGAAAAAGGAACCTACTGCGATGAAGCAAGTGCTGCTGCTTCTGTTGACCAAGAGCAACACTACCCGAAGAAACCAAGTCCGGCAAGACCACCCGTTTCGAGCAAGCAGCCGAGGAAACCAGGCCGCGCAGCAGAGTGTGAGCCGAGGAGCTAAACGGAGCGTTTTGGGGGACGCTGCGATCGTCGTCCTTGGGGTCTGAGTAGTGAAAGAGCAGAAATTGGGAGGAGCAGCGAGGACTGAAGCGGTGGGTGGGGCGAAGGCGGGAGACGAGAGTGTAGGAGGACGTTCTCATCTCATCTGCATGGAAATGTTCATGGATTCTCAGAAAGCTACTGCATTTCGAttgttttagggttttgagGTTGGGAATGGTTTagggttttctgggtttggaGAAAATAGTGAAGAGACGCAGAGAGAGATTGAAGGTGGTGTGACAGTGAGCTAAAGAGATGCTTTTGCTCGTAGAAAACGGTAACCAATTCCGCCCCCAAAAAAAATGAGACATTTTTCGGTCGGACCGGTATACAGTGATaaatcacgtgtcattatacaaatgatgtgggatatgtgtgctaaaaaattaataacttaaaaaataaaatttatcaccACTCCTATTAAAATACGTAAGGTATCATTTGTATTCCcgtcataactaaaaatttatcccaaaaaagttaaaaattaaaaattaaatcataattaaaattttccgcAAGTTGTTCTTAACCATTGGGTGGAAAGGAGTTGTACTTTTGCATTCTAGTGTGGATTCGAACTTCGTCGGCTTCTTAATTTAACATTTAACCAATAATGCTATcgttttatcataaaaaaaattaaaattttcccttatGCAACAGCCAACCAGTCAAAATGGAGGAATAATGACGAAGAAAGGTGTTGAATGGGTATATAACCTCCATCTAGAATTTTGACcatgcaaaaaattattttttaataaataatatgaTGACACCTATTCATAATTTGATGACCTATTCATATATCatctttttaataatttattcatttcaattttattttttaaatttgttagttaatattttggtcTCGATTAGTTTACAAGATTGAATGCTGGTTCTTCTTCGAGAATTGAAGAGGAGAGAACAGGCAGACGTTGAACGATTAATTTCTATTTCTCGTTAAAacctttagggtgcgtttgttgcgtcggactgtctcggactggactagctgccgggactaagctggactggcttagactggactaagctggactaacttagtgaagcgtttggtgcagtctcggactatgaagcaggataagaaaaacagtactgttcaccatatttgtgtttgcttagactaggactacaaatttttgccattgtgtaatagagtaatgctacaaatctcatgatatgggttaattggagcatatttttgccatgtatattatgaatcttaaaaaaaattgacaattgttttgtttctattacctgctaatagaattgggtttaatttgcaaatgtagcttgatttaaactctatcacccaacagaagaaaaataatagtgcccaatacatgcaacttcaacaaatacaagtacataagatctccataatttagaaaatcctagttaacattagccaaaatagatctccataatttacaaaatggctagttaacataagccaaaatactagtgcaaagctaagttataagtcataacataagattgtatgattaataaaatacatccatgttaacgttattaaaatacatccatgttaacattagctaaaatcctcatccgcttgcgttgtcgcttaaaagcctttggacgaacactttcttgagttccggtttgattgccctgaacactcccacattttttggtttatccaaaataagagacaatgcatcaatttgatccataggagagagacccattgcttcaagttcattagctatgtcagtatgatctgcagtaccttgaactaaagcttcagttaccatttgcatcctcttcccactttcaacataaaaatctttcagtccactgataattgcctcggttccatcatttgaacttcccacagctcttttcctctttctttggctattttcagatggggtgctttgttggctttgttggttcattgaagaaacaaaattttcacctccaatatcactttcaccaacatgatcatgactttgttcctccatcatttgagcaggggtttcggctacattacccgtagcccgatcttttccaaatatatatgcaaatctatcaaacagtggaaaaggtttgcttctccatccatcggcttctttatttctctaagattatatcaacatagcaaaactaaaatttagcatgcgtaacaaatatagcagcaagaatataactaatgcataaataaaataggatatgaacctgcacataagtttgccatgcgtcatcactgtcaacttcaacgcactttttgacatcattccatgcaaatccacttgtgtttatcatgtcaacgaccatactatatgtttttttccatttcttcaacttggattcaatatgtggatttgcctttatatttgaatgaggacataaaacattgacagcttttgctatttcaaccaaagtaccttgtttgaaagcaccggtgtcacaccgttgcttccgagcaacaaaatcctcaagaactcctagtaatacttcttcctcaaatgcttcccatttacgccttcttccttttggctcttgagtagcattcaaaaaattttcgttatccatacctaaacaaaaaatattttaatgaaggaaaataccatacaaataatcaatttgcataatatccaatcaacttgcataatatccaatcaacttgcataacatccaattaatttgcataccatccaatcattgtgctaatatctaacaaatgcatgataaaaaaggaatactaaaataaaatgttatcattaacacatatagctagttcggttgctggttcctaattgctctccactcattatacatttcctgagccatatcattcctcattgcagtccactggtccgatgtttgaacactaccaacatattcaccttcttctgtattttgtctatcttctattattggcaaattctccattggatctacagacatctcttgcctaataagattgtgtagtaggcaacaagcggtaattatttgaccttgtgtccttatcggatagaaagatggactccttagtatcgaccaccttccttttagcaggccaaaacagcgttcaattacattccttgccttagaatgcttcatgttaaaatattcttccttattagaaggtgttcgtccctcccattcagataaatgataaggtattcctctatagggtgcaaggaatccttcaccatttgtataaccaccatctacaaggtaataacaacctaatgaaaaaaaaaatagaccttattagtgttttgtagttgacaaacagaactaaacctaacttacaaagttgagactaagtaatagtcttacccgctggtaccttaaaaccattaggcctactaattgcatcatgtagcactctagagtctgatgcagaaccctcccaccccggaaacacatatatgaactgcatatctcctgaacacacacctaacacattagttgcgactcgaccctttcttgttcggtatcttggtttgtcaatttcaggtacatgcacatcaatgtgtgttccatccaatgctcccaagcaattcttaaaaataaaaaataaaaaagtttttgttaatttatacaaagggaatgaagagttaaagcttagggaaaatgaaaaaaaattctcatcataccttaaaacatcgccacctaggatctgtagaatcaataggcacaggctgggggacttttagtaggataccttgtaatcgcaaaattccttgcaatacgctattgaaatacctacttatagtctctcccgacctataaaatctaccgccaacactacgattcttagtatgatgtgctaatatttgtaaagtcatacacacctgttcctctacagacaccaaaccatcagtttttaccctcccatcttgacgaagtaagtcgcataatatgccaaaagtccttctatccattctcaattcgttgacacattcagtatcagtattccctattataccattcagataacacaaactaatctctcgtctaataagtgaacggttagtcaatgtgggtcgttcaacatgtctctgtttgccacgtagcatcatcaccacaagaatcgtacaaatacaaattgtctccaaataagacatctctaacaataagatcaataaaagcttccttcgatccatatctatccaaacaaaacaaaaaacaaaaaacaaattaactagatcattaacccgaggcaacaaatatacaggtggcgttgaaaaaaaaaaagttttcattaacccgaggcaacaaatatacaggtggagttgaaaaaaaaaaaagttttcattaacccgaggcaacaaatatacaggtggcgttgaaaaaaaaaagttttcattaacccgaggcatcatattcaaaatgttctactcttatacatctataaacatgtgtctaagaacactagtatgaggattgctatcattgctaggcattgcatgtgaaaagggaaattaaaggacacctgtaatgcagtagccttagccttagccttccgtttatgctcctcttctctgcaaccaacaaccacaaaaaattgcaattcagcatcaaccccacacaatacaaaacattcacattgtaatatcatggttataaaccaagtacacacacacactgcatacatacatacacacactgcatacatacatacacacactgcatacagtgcatacacacactacatacactacacacacacactgcatacactacacacacaccctgcaagtacacacacactgcatacaccctgcatacatacacactgcaaacacactacacacacacactgcatacatacacactgcaaacactacacatatacacacactacatacactacacacacacactgcatacatacacactgcatacaccctgcacacacacactgcaaacacactacacacacacactgcatacatacacactgcaaacatacactacacacacaccctgcaagtacacacacactgcatacaccctgcacacacacactgcaaacacacaacacacacactgcatacatacacactgtaaacatacactacacacacaccctgcaagtacacacacactgcatacaccctgcacacacacactgcaaacacactacacacacacactgcatacatacacactgcaaacactacacatatacacacactacatacactacacacattacatacactacacacacacactgcatacatacacactgcatacaccctgcacacacacactgcaaacacactacacacacacactgcatacatacacactgcaaacatacactgcaaacacactacacacacacactgcatatatacacactgcaaacatacactacacacacaccctgcaagtacacacacactgcatacaccctgcacacacacactgcaaacacactacacacacacactgcatacatacatactgcAAACActacacatatacacacactacatacactacacacattacatacactacacacacacactgcatacatacacactgcatacaccctgcacacacacactgcaaacacactacacacacacactgcatacatacacactgcaaacatacactgcaaacacactacacacacacactgcatacatacacactgcaaacatacactacacacacaccctgcaagtacacacacactgcatacaccctgcacacacacactgcaaacacactacacacacactgcatacatacacactgcaaacactacacatatacacacactacatacactacacacactacatacactacacacacacactgcatacatacacactgcatacaccctgcacacacacactgcaaacacactacacacacacactgcatacatacacactgcaaacacagtacatacatacacacactacatacactacacacacacactacatacactacacacacacactgcatacatacacactggcAGTGTAACAACTTCTCAGGAccatgacaaaataaaatgatataactacactacacacacacactgcatacatacacagtGCATACATACACTCTAGTAAATTTGTTTATGCATAACGCATAGCAAAATGATATAACTACACTTCATCACAAAAAATCAGATAAGCTTCGAACTGCATCAGCAAGCAGATTGattgaaaactaaaatcaaATTCATTGAAGGCCCGTGAATTACCTGTTCAAAGAGTCCTTTCGGCAAAAATGTAATGAAGTTGTACTTTGTAGTCGATATAGAATTCCCCTGGAACAATTGAACGCATAATAATTAAAACCGAATACAAACAAAATGAAGTAAGATTTAAAGTGGCAGATAATAGAACATAGATTACATATCCTACACGTTTATACTAATAAACTTGTTGATGGCACATGGTGGAGGTAAAACAAAATCCTGAAAACATCCACTGTGCTAGAAACATATTCTAGATTCTGAGAAGGCCATATCCTAATATTCTGTTCTACGATCCAGATGAAAGAAAGGCAGGGCACTCAAGAACTAaagagaaattattcattatttaAGTTGGGTTAGTTCTAAACATTGAAAGGCAGCCAATATTTGAAGAACCTAATAACTTGTACCAATTTATATATACAAAATCGGGGTATATATAAAAATCACTCACAGAATCCAAAGAGTAGTAACATAATTCAATGTAATTCCTCTTGCAAAGACACCAACTTTTCGCAACAATgagattaaaaaccaaatcaaccaaCTATCAAAATCCAATGAGTGGTAAACAAGCTATACATTATGCAAAATAGGCAATCAAACGGCCAAAAAACAGCCACAAAATCCAACCTTTTTGCACAGCTTGAGACGTTTCCGCCGCAATGCCTCTCCTTGCTTCTGCTCAGCTTcccttctcctcttcttcttcctcttgtgAAACCCAGACACGAAATTGCTTCACAAAATCCAAACAAGCAAAGCATCAAAACCCGAAAAATCAAAAAACCCAATTCAGAAAACgcgaaaagaaacaaaatttcagGGCTTAGATTTCATCACTGAGCAAATTTTATGATGGCGGTTTTTACTACCTGAGGATTTGAAAGAAAAGTTGAAatatgaaaaccccaaattctaatctTAATTTGAcctaaaaatcaaaaccctaatttgttcaagtgcagaggtctatcattgaaaatttctcaaacccaaaacaacaaaatcaaatgaaGCTGAGTAATACCACGATCTGCAAAACAAATTGACGAAATAAAGCGAAGATGCGAAG is a genomic window of Malus domestica chromosome 09, GDT2T_hap1 containing:
- the LOC103429256 gene encoding metal tolerance protein C4-like, which produces MRTSSYTLVSRLRPTHRFSPRCSSQFLLFHYSDPKDDDRSVPQNAPFSSSAHTLLRGLVSSAACSKRVVLPDLVSSGSVALGQQKQQHLLHRNFFTRAKQVKIEFNDQHSQRAVTTALWCNFLVFSLKFGVWLSTSSHVMFAEVVHSVADFANQALLAYGLSSSRRAPDALHPYGYSKERFVWSLISAVGIFCLGSGATIVHGVQNLWTSQPPPNSQYAALVIGGSFIIEGASLLVAIQAVKKGAAAEGMKLRDFIWRGHDPTSVAVMTEDGAAVTGLAIAAASLVAVNRTGNAIYDPIGSIVVGNLLGMVAIFLIQRNRHALIGRAMDDHDMEKVLQFLKNDPVVDSLYDCKSEVIGPGFFRFKAEIDFNGVVVVQNYLSRTGREEWARQFCEAAKEKDDTALLKMMSNYGEEVVTALGSEVDRLEKEIQALVPGIRHVDIEAHNPIELSP
- the LOC108173149 gene encoding uncharacterized protein isoform X2; this encodes MDNENFLNATQEPKGRRRKWEAFEEEVLLGVLEDFVARKQRCDTGAFKQGTLVEIAKAVNVLCPHSNIKANPHIESKLKKWKKTYSMVVDMINTSGFAWNDVKKCVEVDSDDAWQTYVQRNKEADGWRSKPFPLFDRFAYIFGKDRATGNVAETPAQMMEEQSHDHVGESDIGGENFVSSMNQQSQQSTPSENSQRKRKRAVGSSNDGTEAIISGLKDFYVESGKRMQMVTEALVQGTADHTDIANELEAMGLSPMDQIDALSLILDKPKNVGVFRAIKPELKKVFVQRLLSDNASG
- the LOC108173149 gene encoding protein ANTAGONIST OF LIKE HETEROCHROMATIN PROTEIN 1-like isoform X1, with the protein product MDRRKLLLILLLEMSYLETICICTILVVMMLRGKQRHVERPTLTNRSLIRREISLCYLNGIIGNTDTECVNELRMDRRTFGILCDLLRQDGRVKTDGLVSVEEQVCMTLQILAHHTKNRSVGGRFYRSGETISRYFNSVLQGILRLQGILLKVPQPVPIDSTDPRWRCFKNCLGALDGTHIDVHVPEIDKPRYRTRKGRVATNVLGVCSGDMQFIYVFPGWEGSASDSRVLHDAISRPNGFKVPAGCYYLVDGGYTNGEGFLAPYRGIPYHLSEWEGRTPSNKEEYFNMKHSKARNVIERCFGLLKGRWSILRSPSFYPIRTQGQIITACCLLHNLIRQEMSVDPMENLPIIEDRQNTEEGEYVGSVQTSDQWTAMRNDMAQEMYNEWRAIRNQQPN